A window of Hordeum vulgare subsp. vulgare chromosome 5H, MorexV3_pseudomolecules_assembly, whole genome shotgun sequence genomic DNA:
CGATGCTTCATTTGTGGGAGCATTCTTATTAAAGTATTCTCCAGATTGTCTCAAGCCAGTAAAAACTGCATCTTCTGTGAGTTGATCCATACAAGAATCATCAGCACCTGGTGTAAAGCAcatctttttcttctgtttggcagCTTCACTGTGCGCACTCCGTCCATCCTTTGCTAAAGATATGCCTTCGGCTATTTTCTCATCCATTCTTTCAGGAGTGCTGATAAATATAGGACTATCACCTTTACAATCAGCTGAGGAGTATGCAGGAAAAACCCTATTTGGAGAGACAAAGCTACAGCTTGTATACCCTTCAGGTCTCAAGGTTTCATCTAGGTGAGGATGGTGACTCCTTTCTTGGGCTTTTTCAGGAAGAGGGCCCTTGTAAGGCATATCAGGATCTGAACTGCAAGCGGGATCATGGTCTTCAGTTTCTTTTCCATGGGAATCAATGTCCATCGGACCTTCCTGGGCATTAGGCACTGAAGAAGGGCCAGCGCCATGTTTTGCACCATTTGTACTACTTTGCCCAGCTGGGTTAAATGCATCACGAAAATATCTCAAGATGTCATCATCCAGAGGGCACACTGGAGTGAAGAGGTTCTCTGGAGTTTCATCATAGTGTGTACTTGACTCGGCGCTTGATGGAGAAGTACTAGCCCTGCCATCTTTTCCATGTGGGGGATGATGAAGCGTGGTTCTTCTTGAAGCAGCCTTCTCCCAAACCTTACGCGCAGTCCCAGTGTCATCGAGAATCTCACAATCCGAGCTGCCATCGCCGTCTGATTCAGAGTCTGATCCGCCAGACAGATCACTCTGCTCGCTGTCATAAACATAATCCAGCCCATATCTGTTTCTAGCACACACAGGGGGGGTTGTCGCCGCTGGAGACCCGTCGCCTGCCATGCTGGGGCCAGCCCTATgaccctcatcctcctcctccccatcatcatcatcatcatctatgtTGATCACATTGCTACTAGAGCTGTTTCCCTTCTTGCTATTGCACGCAGCCGTTGCACGGGCtatctcctcctcatcatcaataATGAAAACCTCAGAGTCGAGGGCAAGGTCGTccacgtcgtcgtcgtcatcatcctcgtcgATGACCACCACCGGCGTGGTATGCGGCGCAGGCTGCCGCCGGGAGTTACACCTACCCGTCACCGGATCCCTCCTCCACGACATCACAGGCCGGGGCACCAAGAAGACGGGCGCGACCGGCAGCAACAAAGGGGGCGGGCGGGCAGGCCGGCCGGCTAGGACATGGGAGCCAGGGCCCgggacccctcctcctcctcccttaggGTTTGACGGCGATCCTGCGGAGAAACAAAGGCGCGCAAGGGAGATGCCGTCAGGCGGGATGGGAGATAAAAAAAAAAAACCTAATTTCTGCCGGCGCCGCAAAAGGAAAGGGGGCAATCGAGGAAAGAAATGGGGGGCGAGAGGGGCGATGGATCGATGGATCGAACGCGAGTACCTGCGGCGGCGGCGAGATTCGGAGGGCGCGGATCCGAGTtcgcttcctcttcctcttcttggagttggaGGGGTTTCCTCctccgg
This region includes:
- the LOC123452268 gene encoding bifunctional lysine-specific demethylase and histidyl-hydroxylase NO66; translated protein: MSWRRDPVTGRCNSRRQPAPHTTPVVVIDEDDDDDDVDDLALDSEVFIIDDEEEIARATAACNSKKGNSSSSNVINIDDDDDDGEEEDEGHRAGPSMAGDGSPAATTPPVCARNRYGLDYVYDSEQSDLSGGSDSESDGDGSSDCEILDDTGTARKVWEKAASRRTTLHHPPHGKDGRASTSPSSAESSTHYDETPENLFTPVCPLDDDILRYFRDAFNPAGQSSTNGAKHGAGPSSVPNAQEGPMDIDSHGKETEDHDPACSSDPDMPYKGPLPEKAQERSHHPHLDETLRPEGYTSCSFVSPNRVFPAYSSADCKGDSPIFISTPERMDEKIAEGISLAKDGRSAHSEAAKQKKKMCFTPGADDSCMDQLTEDAVFTGLRQSGEYFNKNAPTNEASGTCSLPQKDLVKDPEKLGQSSMVIGCREKHKESDEYKRAQEEEWASRQRQLAIQAEEAKEAKRLRKRKKAEALRLVDMEKRQKQRLEEVRETQRKSEETIQLKEQCLGAVRLELEIIERRYTDMASILRALGIPVEGGEVKAAYKQALLKFHPDRVSRNDIYEQVKAEETFKFISRFKEKLRL